From one Perca flavescens isolate YP-PL-M2 chromosome 19, PFLA_1.0, whole genome shotgun sequence genomic stretch:
- the LOC114545522 gene encoding heterogeneous nuclear ribonucleoproteins C1/C2 isoform X2 produces the protein MMSTLSHPISQTGRQTSTNPSTDPDMDPMASNVTNKTDPRSLNSRVFIGNLNTLLVTKADVEAIFSKYGKVLGCSIHKGYAFVQYANERNARAAVVSEDGRMIVGQVLDINLAGEPKPHRSKTGKRSAGDMYSSSVDLDYDFQRDYYDRMYSYQPRVPPPPPPLSRAVIPTKRPRVSLSGGGSRRTKTSFSSSKTSQRTSRAMKVDDLQTIKRELTLIKHKVDYLLESLECMEKDHSKKSEMKSCQPEPGEVSPLNSSTSSKKDESLKRGLNDSDEEGDLLDDEDEMKCRGREEEEEEEEEGEQEEGEDDGDSTNGDES, from the exons ATGATGTCAACATTATCACACCCAATA agtcagacaggcaggcagacctCCACCAACCCGAGTACAGACCCAGACATGGA CCCGATGGCCAGCAACGTGACCAACAAGACGGACCCTCGCTCCCTCAACTCCCGCGTCTTTATCGGCAACCTCAACACCCTGTTGGTCACCAAGGCCGATGTGGAGGCCATCTTTTCCAAGTACGGCAAAGTCTTGGGCTGCTCCATCCACAAGGGCTACGCCTTCGTCCAGTACGCCAATGAGAGGAACGCCCGGGCTGCTGTGGTCAGTGAGGACGGCCGCATGATCGTGGGACAGGTGCTAG ACATCAACCTGGCAGGCGAGCCGAAACCTCACAGATCGAAGACAGGGAAGCGTTCAGCAGGAGACATGTACAG TTCCTCTGTTGATTTGGACTATGACTTTCAAAGAGATTACTATGATAG GATGTACTCCTACCAGCCCCGGGtgcctcctccccctccccctctgtcCCGTGCTGTCATTCCCACAAAGCGTCCCAGGGTCAGTCTGAGTGGAGGAGGGAGCCGACGAACCAAAACCAGCTTCTCTTCTTCCAAGACCAGCCAGAGGACCTCCCGAGCGA TGAAGGTAGATGATCTGCAGACCATCAAGAGAGAGCTCACACTGATCAAACACAAGGTGGACTACCTGCTGGAGAGCCTAGAGTGCATGGAAAAGGACCACAGCAAGAAGTCAG AGATGAAGAGCTGCCAACCAGAACCAGGTGAGGTGTCCCCCCTCAACTCCTCCACCTCCAGCAAGAAAGATGAGAGCCTGAAACGGGGCCTGAACGACTCCGACGAGGAGGGCGATCTGCTGGATGATGAAGACGAG ATGAAATGCAGAGggcgagaggaggaggaggaggaggaggaggaaggcgagcaggaggaaggagaggacgACGGAGATAGCACCAACGGAGACGAGTCCTAA
- the LOC114545522 gene encoding heterogeneous nuclear ribonucleoproteins C1/C2 isoform X4 — protein sequence MASNVTNKTDPRSLNSRVFIGNLNTLLVTKADVEAIFSKYGKVLGCSIHKGYAFVQYANERNARAAVVSEDGRMIVGQVLDINLAGEPKPHRSKTGKRSAGDMYSSSVDLDYDFQRDYYDRMYSYQPRVPPPPPPLSRAVIPTKRPRVSLSGGGSRRTKTSFSSSKTSQRTSRAMKVDDLQTIKRELTLIKHKVDYLLESLECMEKDHSKKSEMKSCQPEPGEVSPLNSSTSSKKDESLKRGLNDSDEEGDLLDDEDEMKCRGREEEEEEEEEGEQEEGEDDGDSTNGDES from the exons ATGGCCAGCAACGTGACCAACAAGACGGACCCTCGCTCCCTCAACTCCCGCGTCTTTATCGGCAACCTCAACACCCTGTTGGTCACCAAGGCCGATGTGGAGGCCATCTTTTCCAAGTACGGCAAAGTCTTGGGCTGCTCCATCCACAAGGGCTACGCCTTCGTCCAGTACGCCAATGAGAGGAACGCCCGGGCTGCTGTGGTCAGTGAGGACGGCCGCATGATCGTGGGACAGGTGCTAG ACATCAACCTGGCAGGCGAGCCGAAACCTCACAGATCGAAGACAGGGAAGCGTTCAGCAGGAGACATGTACAG TTCCTCTGTTGATTTGGACTATGACTTTCAAAGAGATTACTATGATAG GATGTACTCCTACCAGCCCCGGGtgcctcctccccctccccctctgtcCCGTGCTGTCATTCCCACAAAGCGTCCCAGGGTCAGTCTGAGTGGAGGAGGGAGCCGACGAACCAAAACCAGCTTCTCTTCTTCCAAGACCAGCCAGAGGACCTCCCGAGCGA TGAAGGTAGATGATCTGCAGACCATCAAGAGAGAGCTCACACTGATCAAACACAAGGTGGACTACCTGCTGGAGAGCCTAGAGTGCATGGAAAAGGACCACAGCAAGAAGTCAG AGATGAAGAGCTGCCAACCAGAACCAGGTGAGGTGTCCCCCCTCAACTCCTCCACCTCCAGCAAGAAAGATGAGAGCCTGAAACGGGGCCTGAACGACTCCGACGAGGAGGGCGATCTGCTGGATGATGAAGACGAG ATGAAATGCAGAGggcgagaggaggaggaggaggaggaggaggaaggcgagcaggaggaaggagaggacgACGGAGATAGCACCAACGGAGACGAGTCCTAA
- the LOC114545522 gene encoding heterogeneous nuclear ribonucleoproteins C1/C2 isoform X3 codes for MDPMASNVTNKTDPRSLNSRVFIGNLNTLLVTKADVEAIFSKYGKVLGCSIHKGYAFVQYANERNARAAVVSEDGRMIVGQVLDINLAGEPKPHRSKTGKRSAGDMYSSSVDLDYDFQRDYYDRMYSYQPRVPPPPPPLSRAVIPTKRPRVSLSGGGSRRTKTSFSSSKTSQRTSRAMKVDDLQTIKRELTLIKHKVDYLLESLECMEKDHSKKSEMKSCQPEPGEVSPLNSSTSSKKDESLKRGLNDSDEEGDLLDDEDEMKCRGREEEEEEEEEGEQEEGEDDGDSTNGDES; via the exons ATGGA CCCGATGGCCAGCAACGTGACCAACAAGACGGACCCTCGCTCCCTCAACTCCCGCGTCTTTATCGGCAACCTCAACACCCTGTTGGTCACCAAGGCCGATGTGGAGGCCATCTTTTCCAAGTACGGCAAAGTCTTGGGCTGCTCCATCCACAAGGGCTACGCCTTCGTCCAGTACGCCAATGAGAGGAACGCCCGGGCTGCTGTGGTCAGTGAGGACGGCCGCATGATCGTGGGACAGGTGCTAG ACATCAACCTGGCAGGCGAGCCGAAACCTCACAGATCGAAGACAGGGAAGCGTTCAGCAGGAGACATGTACAG TTCCTCTGTTGATTTGGACTATGACTTTCAAAGAGATTACTATGATAG GATGTACTCCTACCAGCCCCGGGtgcctcctccccctccccctctgtcCCGTGCTGTCATTCCCACAAAGCGTCCCAGGGTCAGTCTGAGTGGAGGAGGGAGCCGACGAACCAAAACCAGCTTCTCTTCTTCCAAGACCAGCCAGAGGACCTCCCGAGCGA TGAAGGTAGATGATCTGCAGACCATCAAGAGAGAGCTCACACTGATCAAACACAAGGTGGACTACCTGCTGGAGAGCCTAGAGTGCATGGAAAAGGACCACAGCAAGAAGTCAG AGATGAAGAGCTGCCAACCAGAACCAGGTGAGGTGTCCCCCCTCAACTCCTCCACCTCCAGCAAGAAAGATGAGAGCCTGAAACGGGGCCTGAACGACTCCGACGAGGAGGGCGATCTGCTGGATGATGAAGACGAG ATGAAATGCAGAGggcgagaggaggaggaggaggaggaggaggaaggcgagcaggaggaaggagaggacgACGGAGATAGCACCAACGGAGACGAGTCCTAA
- the LOC114545522 gene encoding heterogeneous nuclear ribonucleoproteins C1/C2 isoform X1, whose protein sequence is MAAAIASHFHSDEETEFFLSSQTGRQTSTNPSTDPDMDPMASNVTNKTDPRSLNSRVFIGNLNTLLVTKADVEAIFSKYGKVLGCSIHKGYAFVQYANERNARAAVVSEDGRMIVGQVLDINLAGEPKPHRSKTGKRSAGDMYSSSVDLDYDFQRDYYDRMYSYQPRVPPPPPPLSRAVIPTKRPRVSLSGGGSRRTKTSFSSSKTSQRTSRAMKVDDLQTIKRELTLIKHKVDYLLESLECMEKDHSKKSEMKSCQPEPGEVSPLNSSTSSKKDESLKRGLNDSDEEGDLLDDEDEMKCRGREEEEEEEEEGEQEEGEDDGDSTNGDES, encoded by the exons atggcGGCAGCGATAGCGTCGCACTTTCACAGCGATGAAGAAACGGAGTTTTTTCTCTCG agtcagacaggcaggcagacctCCACCAACCCGAGTACAGACCCAGACATGGA CCCGATGGCCAGCAACGTGACCAACAAGACGGACCCTCGCTCCCTCAACTCCCGCGTCTTTATCGGCAACCTCAACACCCTGTTGGTCACCAAGGCCGATGTGGAGGCCATCTTTTCCAAGTACGGCAAAGTCTTGGGCTGCTCCATCCACAAGGGCTACGCCTTCGTCCAGTACGCCAATGAGAGGAACGCCCGGGCTGCTGTGGTCAGTGAGGACGGCCGCATGATCGTGGGACAGGTGCTAG ACATCAACCTGGCAGGCGAGCCGAAACCTCACAGATCGAAGACAGGGAAGCGTTCAGCAGGAGACATGTACAG TTCCTCTGTTGATTTGGACTATGACTTTCAAAGAGATTACTATGATAG GATGTACTCCTACCAGCCCCGGGtgcctcctccccctccccctctgtcCCGTGCTGTCATTCCCACAAAGCGTCCCAGGGTCAGTCTGAGTGGAGGAGGGAGCCGACGAACCAAAACCAGCTTCTCTTCTTCCAAGACCAGCCAGAGGACCTCCCGAGCGA TGAAGGTAGATGATCTGCAGACCATCAAGAGAGAGCTCACACTGATCAAACACAAGGTGGACTACCTGCTGGAGAGCCTAGAGTGCATGGAAAAGGACCACAGCAAGAAGTCAG AGATGAAGAGCTGCCAACCAGAACCAGGTGAGGTGTCCCCCCTCAACTCCTCCACCTCCAGCAAGAAAGATGAGAGCCTGAAACGGGGCCTGAACGACTCCGACGAGGAGGGCGATCTGCTGGATGATGAAGACGAG ATGAAATGCAGAGggcgagaggaggaggaggaggaggaggaggaaggcgagcaggaggaaggagaggacgACGGAGATAGCACCAACGGAGACGAGTCCTAA